One window of the Labilibaculum sp. genome contains the following:
- a CDS encoding tetratricopeptide repeat protein translates to MKKFIVNFLVLISFLGSEYSYSQNNIQTESQLAFNYFRDKEYRPASSLFFNLHKITRSRTYFNYYIDCLIQLEDYQEAEKSIKKEIKKNPDDQSFLIDLGFVYKTSGESDQSLAQYNKVLEKLIPVSSEITSIANAFVRKREYEFAIKTYEIGRRLLNQEHLFHMELATIFLSQRDFEKMVSEYLLALSVDPTQIKTVQNHLQSALLQDINSSLDPILKNQLLQKIQTETKNLSFKELLQWYFMQKKQFQAAFTQARSIDLIGKEDGSRLLSLASAARTNDDFKTALECYQHVVDKGSSSPNYLNARMGDLETRYIILQKQNPASKPAWLELSEQYQKLFSEEKNVSLTSTSLIQYAHINSFYLNNSAKSIELLEKALESSGLNSQQKSELKLELADVKLFEDEKWDAILLYAQIEKSNKNNAIGFEAKYKKAKVSYFMGELKWAKAQLDALKGSTSKLIANDAIYLSQLISDNTTLDTSYTAMKTFAEAEFLMFQKKDSLAILKLNELLKNHPGHSLTDEVYFLKYEIFIKANKTEQALLALSKIIEEHPYETLAPKALFTQGELLQKLNETEKAMENYKSLVTEYSDSIYSVEARKKLNELRK, encoded by the coding sequence TTGAAAAAATTCATAGTAAACTTTCTTGTTCTGATTTCCTTCTTAGGATCTGAATACAGCTATTCACAAAACAACATCCAAACAGAAAGTCAACTGGCTTTTAACTACTTTCGTGATAAAGAATACAGACCGGCATCTTCCCTATTCTTTAACCTGCATAAAATTACACGGTCAAGAACTTATTTCAACTACTATATTGATTGCTTAATTCAACTTGAGGATTATCAGGAAGCTGAGAAATCGATAAAAAAGGAAATTAAAAAAAATCCAGATGACCAAAGCTTTTTAATAGACTTGGGATTCGTTTACAAAACATCAGGAGAAAGTGATCAGAGTCTGGCTCAATACAATAAAGTTTTAGAAAAATTGATTCCTGTCAGCAGTGAAATTACAAGTATTGCTAACGCTTTTGTAAGAAAACGTGAATATGAATTCGCCATTAAGACTTATGAAATTGGTAGAAGACTGCTCAATCAGGAGCATCTCTTTCACATGGAACTGGCCACTATTTTTCTATCTCAGAGAGATTTTGAAAAAATGGTTTCAGAATATCTTCTGGCACTTTCAGTTGATCCAACACAAATAAAAACGGTACAAAACCATTTGCAGTCCGCACTTCTTCAGGATATCAATTCAAGTTTAGATCCCATTCTGAAAAATCAATTATTGCAAAAAATTCAAACTGAGACTAAAAATCTAAGCTTTAAGGAATTACTGCAATGGTATTTTATGCAGAAAAAACAGTTTCAAGCTGCCTTCACGCAAGCAAGATCGATAGATTTAATCGGAAAAGAGGATGGTTCCCGCCTGCTATCCTTAGCAAGCGCTGCAAGAACAAATGATGATTTTAAAACTGCTCTTGAATGTTATCAACATGTTGTTGATAAAGGATCTTCATCGCCCAATTATTTAAATGCCCGCATGGGAGATTTAGAGACACGGTATATTATACTTCAAAAACAGAATCCGGCTTCTAAACCGGCATGGCTGGAACTTTCGGAGCAATATCAAAAACTATTTTCCGAAGAAAAAAATGTGTCGTTAACCAGCACTTCACTCATCCAATACGCTCACATCAATTCCTTTTATCTGAACAATTCAGCAAAATCAATTGAACTTCTGGAAAAAGCATTGGAAAGTTCAGGCTTAAATTCCCAACAAAAATCGGAATTAAAACTTGAACTGGCAGACGTTAAGTTGTTTGAAGACGAAAAATGGGATGCCATTTTGTTGTATGCTCAAATAGAAAAATCAAACAAAAACAATGCTATCGGCTTCGAGGCCAAATATAAAAAAGCAAAAGTTTCTTACTTCATGGGTGAGTTGAAATGGGCCAAAGCTCAGTTGGATGCTCTAAAAGGAAGTACATCAAAACTCATAGCCAACGACGCAATTTATCTTTCTCAATTGATTAGTGACAATACAACTTTAGATACCAGTTATACCGCAATGAAAACTTTTGCTGAAGCTGAATTTCTAATGTTCCAAAAAAAAGATTCTCTGGCTATTCTTAAATTAAATGAACTACTCAAAAATCATCCGGGACATTCACTAACTGATGAAGTTTATTTTTTGAAATATGAAATTTTCATCAAAGCAAATAAAACAGAACAGGCACTTTTGGCCTTGTCCAAAATTATAGAAGAACATCCATACGAAACTCTTGCGCCAAAGGCATTGTTCACACAAGGAGAACTGCTTCAGAAGTTAAACGAAACAGAAAAAGCCATGGAGAATTACAAAAGTCTTGTTACTGAATATTCTGATAGTATATACTCTGTTGAAGCCCGAAAAAAATTAAATGAATTAAGAAAATAA
- a CDS encoding DUF4286 family protein: protein MIIYNTSYLIENSMEKEFCEWMKTKFIPLLKETGTFSADYFCKVMVVTEDEGLTYSLQLLFKNKELFTKYHCNFEPGAKAVFEAKYRSQVMSFSSLLEEA from the coding sequence ATGATTATTTACAATACCAGCTATTTGATCGAAAATTCCATGGAAAAAGAGTTTTGTGAATGGATGAAAACAAAATTTATCCCTTTACTCAAAGAAACCGGAACTTTTTCTGCCGATTATTTTTGCAAAGTAATGGTTGTAACTGAAGACGAAGGTTTGACCTATTCCCTTCAACTTCTGTTCAAAAACAAAGAACTATTCACAAAATATCACTGTAATTTCGAACCGGGAGCAAAAGCCGTTTTCGAAGCAAAATACAGAAGCCAGGTGATGAGTTTTTCATCCTTGCTGGAAGAAGCTTAA
- a CDS encoding DMT family transporter: protein MDTQKKAYIFALSAILCWSTVATAFKIALHGMDFLHLLLISSGVAMLFFGCLLLYSSQLQKVFSRSKRDYIRSAGLGFLNPFLYYLVLLKAYSILPAQFALSLNYIWPITLVLLSIPLLKQKIGWKSISCIVVSFSGVLVIANKGSFTSIQTPDTYGVLLALSSSLFWSLFWLFNVRDHREEKEKLFLNFIFGFIYILISILLFSNFRMPGVKSILAAVYIGLVECGIAYVFWLKALKITSSTDKISNLVFLSPFVSLLFVHLIIGESIYLSTLAGLALIILGIVLQKFIRKSNSIE, encoded by the coding sequence TTGGATACTCAAAAGAAAGCATACATTTTTGCCCTGTCGGCAATCCTTTGCTGGTCAACAGTGGCCACAGCATTTAAAATTGCATTGCACGGAATGGATTTTCTTCATCTTCTGTTAATCTCTTCCGGCGTTGCCATGCTTTTTTTTGGTTGTTTACTTTTATATTCATCTCAATTACAAAAAGTTTTTTCAAGAAGTAAAAGGGATTATATTCGATCAGCAGGACTGGGTTTTTTAAATCCTTTTCTATACTATCTGGTGCTTTTAAAAGCATACTCGATACTGCCTGCTCAATTTGCACTAAGTCTGAACTATATCTGGCCAATTACTTTGGTACTGCTTTCTATCCCTTTATTAAAGCAAAAAATTGGATGGAAGAGTATCTCATGTATAGTGGTGAGTTTTTCGGGTGTTTTGGTAATCGCCAACAAAGGCTCTTTTACATCCATTCAAACCCCGGATACTTATGGTGTACTATTGGCTCTGTCCAGTTCTTTATTTTGGTCTCTGTTTTGGTTATTTAATGTTCGGGATCACAGAGAAGAAAAAGAGAAACTATTTCTGAATTTTATTTTTGGATTTATTTATATTCTAATCTCTATCCTCCTATTTTCGAACTTTCGGATGCCTGGTGTAAAAAGTATTTTAGCCGCAGTATATATTGGGTTAGTAGAATGCGGAATCGCTTATGTATTCTGGTTAAAAGCATTAAAAATTACAAGTTCAACAGACAAAATAAGCAACCTGGTTTTTTTGAGTCCGTTTGTTTCCTTGCTGTTTGTACATCTTATTATCGGAGAATCTATCTATCTTAGTACTCTTGCAGGCCTTGCACTTATCATTTTGGGTATCGTTCTGCAGAAATTTATTCGAAAATCCAATTCAATTGAGTAA
- the ruvC gene encoding crossover junction endodeoxyribonuclease RuvC produces MSNDRIIMGIDPGTNLMGYGLIRIVDKKPQILVSGVLDLKKITDPYIKLQKIFQRTLQVIDEYKPDELAIESQFFGKNIQSMLKLGRAQGVAISAALHRNIPIFEYAPKKIKLAITGTGLASKEQLATVLQRFFNLKEFPQNMDETDAIAIAMCHFFQGNAITSAGKPKSWADFVKKNPDRVK; encoded by the coding sequence TTGAGTAACGACAGAATAATTATGGGAATCGATCCTGGTACCAATTTAATGGGCTACGGACTAATAAGAATTGTTGACAAAAAGCCACAAATCTTGGTTTCAGGTGTCTTAGATCTCAAAAAAATTACCGATCCCTACATTAAGCTTCAGAAGATTTTCCAACGCACTCTGCAGGTAATAGATGAATACAAACCCGATGAATTAGCTATTGAATCTCAGTTTTTTGGAAAAAACATTCAATCAATGCTTAAATTGGGCCGGGCTCAAGGTGTTGCAATATCAGCGGCATTGCATCGCAACATACCCATTTTTGAATACGCTCCAAAAAAAATTAAACTTGCAATTACCGGAACCGGACTGGCCTCGAAAGAACAATTAGCAACCGTTCTTCAGCGTTTTTTTAATCTGAAGGAATTCCCTCAAAATATGGATGAAACAGATGCCATTGCAATCGCAATGTGCCATTTTTTTCAGGGTAATGCCATTACATCTGCAGGCAAACCAAAATCATGGGCTGATTTTGTCAAAAAGAATCCAGATAGGGTCAAATAA
- a CDS encoding HIT family protein: MASIFTKIVNGEIPCHKIAEDENFFAFLDISPLALGHTLVIPKQEVDYIFDLDDDVLAGLNLFAKRVAKAVEKTIECKRIGIAVIGIEVPHTHIHLVPLNNVGDLNFANPKLEIASDKLAEIATKIRENFE, from the coding sequence ATGGCTTCAATTTTCACAAAAATAGTTAATGGCGAAATTCCTTGTCACAAAATAGCTGAAGATGAGAACTTCTTTGCCTTTTTGGATATCAGTCCTTTGGCATTGGGTCATACTTTGGTGATTCCAAAGCAGGAGGTTGACTATATTTTTGATTTAGACGATGATGTTTTAGCTGGATTAAATCTTTTTGCCAAACGCGTAGCGAAGGCCGTTGAGAAGACCATTGAGTGCAAAAGAATCGGAATTGCTGTTATTGGCATTGAGGTTCCGCATACTCACATTCATCTGGTGCCCTTAAATAATGTTGGAGATTTAAATTTTGCGAATCCAAAATTGGAAATTGCATCGGATAAATTGGCTGAAATTGCCACTAAAATCCGGGAGAATTTTGAATAG
- the greA gene encoding transcription elongation factor GreA: MSGYSYVTAEGLKKLRAEVEHLETIERPNISKQIGEAIDKGDLSENAEYDAAKEAQGLLEAKISQLRGILANSRVIDETKIDTSKVQMMTKVTIKNQKNGSVMAYTLVSETEADFKNGKLSINTPIAKGLIGKVIGDVVEIQVPNGLIPFEIIDISL; this comes from the coding sequence ATGTCTGGTTATTCATATGTAACAGCCGAAGGACTAAAAAAACTAAGAGCAGAAGTGGAACATCTTGAGACGATTGAACGTCCTAATATTTCCAAACAAATTGGTGAAGCCATCGACAAAGGAGACTTGTCGGAAAATGCCGAGTACGATGCTGCAAAAGAAGCTCAAGGTTTATTGGAAGCCAAAATTTCGCAGTTAAGAGGTATTCTGGCAAATAGCCGGGTAATTGATGAAACTAAAATTGATACTTCGAAGGTGCAGATGATGACGAAGGTTACCATTAAGAATCAAAAAAATGGTTCTGTAATGGCTTATACTTTGGTGTCTGAAACCGAGGCCGATTTTAAGAATGGGAAACTATCAATCAATACACCAATCGCCAAAGGTTTAATTGGTAAGGTTATTGGTGATGTTGTTGAAATACAGGTTCCAAATGGCTTAATTCCATTTGAAATTATTGATATTTCTTTATAA
- a CDS encoding sodium-translocating pyrophosphatase — MKKALLLLVFGVLLTPFASFASEADLVVPDLRQSVFGGLGGINGWNLLFYGIVVIVLGLFFGMIQFNRIKNLPVHHSMAKVSNIIYETCKTYLLQQGKFLIILFLIIGFAISYYFIGLAHVSIPKTMLILLWTVLGILGSYGVAWFGIRINTYANSRTSFAALKKKPFDVMSIPLQAGMSVGLLLICIELIMMIAILLFIPGDSAGACFVGFAIGESLAASALRIAGGIFTKIADIGADLMKIVFKIGEDDPRNPGVIADCTGDNAGDSVGPTADGFETYGVTGVALITFIILMFGETGLMPNVGFASTLIVWIFAMRVLMIFTSVFAYLVNQAIAKARYSQADHFNFEAPLTSLVWITSIISIVVTYVVSDILISDLPEGLWWKLSTIISCGTLAAAVIPELTKAFTSSGSRHVQEVVTASREGGASLTILSGMVAGNFSAFWKGMVMMALMATAFYTVQDIAIFGDYPGIFAFGLVAFGFLGMGPVTIAVDSYGPVTDNAQSVFELSQIEKIPNIKEEILNDFGFEPNFVSGKHNLEENDSAGNTFKATAKPVLIGTAVIGATTMIFAIILLLKGTILSNGESLLQIQLTDPSVILGLITGGAVIFWFSGASMQAVTTGAYRAVEYIKRNIDLDKTEADIEDSKNVVRICTQYAQTGMWNIFAVILCLTLAFAFFSPNFFVAYLISIAIFGLFQAMYMANAGGAWDNAKKVVEVDLKEKNTPLHDATIIGDTVGDPYKDTSSVALNPIIKFSTLFGLLAAEIAIELIVQSDKTGNINYAPYIGAVFLVIGLFFVYRSFYGMRIPAREVNTSNPQPVFEETRMGSNHQDQIKVDVAGKSGN; from the coding sequence ATGAAAAAAGCATTATTACTACTAGTGTTCGGGGTATTATTAACTCCTTTCGCAAGTTTTGCCAGTGAAGCAGACCTGGTTGTTCCCGATTTAAGACAGAGTGTTTTTGGCGGACTAGGTGGCATAAATGGTTGGAACCTTTTATTTTATGGCATTGTAGTTATCGTTTTGGGTTTATTCTTCGGAATGATTCAATTTAATAGAATTAAAAATCTTCCTGTACATCATTCAATGGCAAAGGTTTCCAATATTATTTACGAAACCTGTAAAACTTACCTACTGCAGCAAGGTAAATTTCTAATTATTCTTTTTCTGATTATTGGTTTTGCAATTTCCTATTATTTTATTGGTTTAGCTCACGTATCCATTCCAAAAACTATGCTTATTCTGCTTTGGACAGTACTGGGAATATTAGGATCGTATGGAGTTGCCTGGTTTGGAATCAGGATAAATACTTACGCAAACAGCCGCACATCATTTGCAGCGCTTAAGAAAAAGCCCTTCGATGTAATGTCCATTCCATTGCAGGCAGGTATGAGTGTTGGTCTTCTTTTAATTTGTATCGAGCTGATCATGATGATCGCTATTTTGCTGTTTATACCTGGTGATAGTGCCGGTGCATGCTTCGTGGGTTTTGCAATTGGTGAATCATTAGCCGCTTCGGCTCTTCGAATTGCCGGTGGCATTTTTACCAAAATTGCCGACATTGGTGCCGATTTAATGAAAATTGTCTTCAAAATTGGCGAAGATGACCCACGTAATCCCGGAGTAATTGCCGATTGTACTGGCGATAATGCAGGTGATAGCGTGGGGCCAACCGCTGATGGGTTTGAAACTTATGGCGTTACAGGTGTTGCATTGATTACTTTTATCATTTTAATGTTTGGTGAAACCGGATTAATGCCCAATGTTGGGTTTGCATCAACTCTTATTGTCTGGATTTTCGCTATGCGTGTCCTGATGATCTTCACATCAGTATTTGCTTATTTGGTAAATCAAGCCATTGCAAAAGCAAGATACAGTCAAGCTGATCATTTTAATTTTGAAGCTCCACTGACTTCTTTGGTATGGATTACTTCGATTATTTCAATTGTTGTAACTTATGTTGTCAGCGATATTCTAATATCAGATCTGCCTGAAGGATTGTGGTGGAAACTTTCAACAATAATATCCTGCGGAACACTTGCCGCTGCGGTTATTCCCGAATTAACCAAAGCATTTACCAGTTCGGGTTCCCGTCATGTTCAGGAAGTGGTTACTGCTTCCCGGGAAGGTGGTGCATCCTTAACGATTCTTTCGGGAATGGTAGCCGGTAATTTCTCTGCTTTTTGGAAAGGTATGGTAATGATGGCTCTTATGGCTACTGCATTTTACACCGTTCAGGACATTGCCATATTTGGCGATTATCCTGGAATTTTCGCCTTTGGATTAGTGGCTTTTGGTTTCTTGGGAATGGGCCCCGTTACCATTGCTGTTGACAGTTATGGTCCGGTAACAGATAATGCTCAATCGGTTTTTGAACTATCTCAGATAGAAAAGATTCCAAACATTAAAGAAGAAATTCTTAACGATTTTGGTTTTGAACCTAATTTTGTAAGTGGCAAACACAATTTGGAAGAGAATGACTCTGCCGGAAATACCTTTAAAGCTACGGCCAAACCCGTATTAATTGGCACTGCAGTTATTGGTGCAACTACAATGATTTTTGCAATTATCCTTTTGCTTAAGGGAACGATTCTCTCGAATGGGGAATCATTACTGCAAATTCAATTGACCGATCCATCTGTGATTCTTGGTTTAATTACTGGCGGGGCTGTAATTTTCTGGTTCTCGGGTGCATCCATGCAAGCTGTTACTACCGGAGCTTATCGTGCAGTTGAATACATCAAAAGGAATATCGATTTGGACAAGACAGAAGCCGACATTGAAGATTCAAAGAATGTTGTGAGAATTTGCACTCAGTATGCACAAACAGGAATGTGGAACATTTTTGCCGTAATTTTATGCCTGACACTGGCATTTGCCTTCTTTAGTCCGAACTTTTTTGTGGCCTATCTTATTTCCATTGCCATTTTTGGTTTGTTTCAAGCCATGTATATGGCCAACGCAGGCGGTGCGTGGGACAATGCTAAAAAAGTGGTTGAAGTTGATTTGAAAGAGAAAAACACACCATTACACGATGCTACAATTATTGGTGATACTGTCGGTGATCCATACAAAGACACCTCATCGGTAGCCTTGAACCCAATCATTAAGTTCTCTACCCTGTTTGGACTATTGGCCGCCGAAATTGCCATTGAACTGATCGTTCAATCAGATAAAACCGGAAACATAAATTATGCCCCTTACATTGGAGCTGTTTTCTTAGTAATTGGTTTGTTCTTTGTTTACCGTTCGTTTTATGGAATGAGAATTCCAGCAAGGGAAGTAAACACTTCCAACCCTCAGCCAGTATTTGAGGAAACACGAATGGGAAGCAACCATCAGGATCAGATAAAAGTGGACGTAGCTGGCAAGTCTGGCAATTAG
- a CDS encoding bifunctional riboflavin kinase/FAD synthetase, with translation MKIYTDLKDFSAINPVVTIGTFDGVHLGHRKVIRRLQELAQKVNGETVIFTFYPHPRLVLNQEDNGLRLINTLEEKKVLLEAAGIDHLVVYPFTKEFSKLTYVEFVEKILVKQLGMKYLVVGYDHRFGHNREGKYEDLKVFADQLNFKIERQDVLNMDAINVSSTKIRNAIADGDIQMANKYLGYRFFIKGDVVNGKKLGHTIGFPTANIDPQESYKLVPKDGVYAVKVDVDDKRYLGMLNIGIRPTVNNQLDNRSIEVHILDFNQDIYFKNITIHFYQRIRNEQFFASLDELKAQLALDKLEVISLLG, from the coding sequence ATGAAAATATATACGGATTTAAAAGATTTTTCCGCAATCAATCCAGTTGTGACTATTGGCACCTTTGATGGGGTGCATCTTGGGCATCGGAAAGTGATTCGTCGCTTGCAGGAATTAGCTCAAAAAGTAAATGGAGAAACTGTAATTTTCACTTTTTATCCTCACCCGCGACTGGTTTTAAATCAGGAGGACAATGGCTTGCGCTTAATCAATACTTTGGAAGAAAAAAAAGTGTTGCTCGAAGCTGCGGGTATCGATCATTTGGTTGTTTATCCTTTTACAAAAGAATTTTCCAAATTAACTTACGTTGAGTTTGTTGAAAAGATTTTGGTGAAGCAGTTGGGGATGAAATATCTGGTGGTTGGTTACGATCATCGTTTTGGGCACAACCGGGAAGGGAAATATGAAGATTTAAAGGTTTTTGCCGATCAGTTAAACTTTAAAATAGAGCGTCAGGATGTCTTGAATATGGATGCTATAAATGTTAGCTCTACAAAAATAAGGAATGCCATTGCCGATGGTGATATTCAGATGGCAAATAAATATTTAGGTTATCGGTTTTTTATTAAAGGAGATGTTGTTAACGGGAAGAAATTGGGACATACCATTGGGTTTCCCACCGCAAACATTGATCCTCAGGAAAGCTACAAGCTGGTTCCGAAAGATGGAGTGTATGCTGTAAAGGTTGATGTGGACGATAAACGGTATCTGGGAATGCTGAATATTGGTATTCGTCCGACCGTAAATAATCAGCTAGATAACCGGTCTATCGAGGTTCATATATTGGATTTTAATCAGGATATCTACTTCAAAAATATTACAATTCATTTTTATCAGCGCATTCGTAACGAGCAGTTTTTCGCTTCGCTTGATGAGTTAAAGGCTCAGTTGGCTTTGGATAAATTGGAAGTTATAAGTTTGTTGGGATAA
- a CDS encoding TlpA disulfide reductase family protein, with protein sequence MKKLLLALPILLFWACSQKDLVKIEGKIDNAEGKVLYFDRLNTTGVEILDSITLDEEGRFRFKEENTKPEFYLLRLSNGKLITLLAEANESILVYSKSENMGKDYIVEGSKGSKLVKELNDKLNATKDQLAGIRKDLEEKKNDPNYSTISQNLLADYVKALQSQRDFSIDFIMKNATSLSSYMALYQKLDDKTFTLNENDDIKFVKIVASSMKALYPEHDYTKAILSNLSDLEKRLTNLKMSQLIQEKGSNFPDVTLPDSKGKEVTLSSLQGKFIVLSFWASQDANSRKQNANLKKIYDKFNKKGLEIYQISVDQDEKLWTKAIQEDQLNWINVCDLKNGSAMATRLFNIQSVPSNYLLDQKGEIVGKNLFGLALEEKIAQYVK encoded by the coding sequence ATGAAAAAATTATTATTAGCCCTTCCAATCCTTTTATTCTGGGCTTGTAGTCAAAAAGACCTTGTTAAAATAGAAGGTAAAATTGATAATGCCGAAGGTAAGGTATTGTACTTTGACAGACTGAATACTACTGGTGTTGAAATTTTAGACTCAATCACACTGGATGAAGAAGGCCGGTTTAGATTTAAAGAAGAAAACACCAAGCCCGAATTTTATCTGCTGCGCCTTTCGAATGGAAAATTAATTACCCTTTTAGCAGAAGCCAACGAGAGTATTCTTGTATACAGCAAAAGTGAAAATATGGGGAAAGATTACATCGTGGAAGGTTCTAAGGGCTCGAAGTTAGTTAAGGAGCTGAACGACAAACTGAATGCAACCAAAGATCAACTTGCCGGAATCAGAAAAGATTTAGAAGAGAAAAAGAATGATCCTAACTATTCCACCATCTCACAAAACCTATTGGCTGATTACGTGAAAGCTCTTCAAAGCCAAAGAGATTTTTCGATTGATTTCATCATGAAAAATGCCACCTCTTTATCGAGCTACATGGCTTTGTATCAGAAATTAGATGACAAAACGTTTACATTAAACGAAAACGACGACATAAAATTTGTTAAAATCGTTGCTTCTTCAATGAAAGCCTTGTATCCTGAACATGATTACACCAAAGCGATCCTGAGCAATCTTTCTGATCTTGAGAAACGTTTGACCAACCTTAAAATGTCTCAACTAATTCAAGAAAAAGGAAGCAATTTTCCAGATGTCACTCTTCCAGATTCAAAAGGAAAAGAAGTTACCCTTAGTTCTTTACAAGGTAAATTTATTGTTTTAAGTTTTTGGGCGTCTCAGGATGCAAACTCGCGCAAACAAAACGCAAACCTGAAGAAGATATACGATAAATTCAACAAAAAAGGTCTGGAAATTTACCAGATTTCTGTTGATCAGGATGAAAAATTATGGACCAAAGCCATTCAGGAAGATCAGTTAAACTGGATTAATGTTTGCGATTTAAAAAACGGAAGTGCTATGGCAACCAGACTATTCAATATTCAGTCAGTACCATCGAACTACCTTTTGGATCAAAAAGGAGAAATTGTTGGAAAAAATCTTTTTGGTTTGGCACTTGAAGAAAAAATTGCCCAATACGTAAAGTAA
- a CDS encoding UDP-2,3-diacylglucosamine diphosphatase, whose protein sequence is MIENKKIYFASDVHLGAPALQNNREREKLFVKWLDQVKDDAECIYLMGDIFDFWFEYKRAVPRGFTRVLGKIAEITDSGIPVHFFTGNHDIWVFDYLPTEIGVIVHRDIVKTEIKGKKFFLGHGDGLGPFDKNYKLLKKMFTSQFLQWSFARIHPNLSIWLAHKWSGHSRLRDGKVEADDYRGEDKEWLVLFAKDELKKEHFDYFIFGHRHWPCNVDLNGKSRYINTGDWVTHFTYAVFDGEKMEVKEYEKPKINH, encoded by the coding sequence ATGATCGAAAACAAAAAAATATACTTTGCATCGGATGTACATTTAGGAGCTCCTGCTTTACAAAATAACCGCGAACGCGAAAAATTGTTTGTAAAGTGGCTTGATCAGGTTAAAGATGATGCCGAATGCATTTACTTGATGGGAGATATTTTTGATTTCTGGTTTGAATACAAACGTGCGGTTCCAAGAGGATTTACACGCGTTTTAGGCAAGATTGCTGAAATTACTGATTCTGGTATTCCTGTTCATTTTTTTACCGGAAACCACGACATTTGGGTATTTGATTATTTGCCAACTGAGATTGGAGTGATTGTGCATCGGGATATTGTAAAAACGGAGATTAAAGGGAAAAAGTTTTTCCTGGGTCACGGAGATGGATTGGGGCCATTCGACAAGAATTACAAACTATTGAAAAAAATGTTTACCAGCCAGTTTTTACAATGGTCATTTGCCCGTATCCATCCTAATTTATCTATTTGGTTAGCTCATAAATGGTCTGGTCACAGCAGATTAAGAGATGGAAAAGTAGAGGCTGACGATTACCGTGGTGAAGACAAAGAGTGGTTGGTGCTTTTTGCTAAGGATGAGTTAAAGAAGGAACATTTCGACTATTTTATTTTTGGTCACCGACATTGGCCTTGTAATGTGGATTTGAATGGAAAAAGTCGCTATATAAATACTGGTGATTGGGTAACTCATTTTACTTATGCTGTGTTTGATGGCGAAAAGATGGAAGTTAAGGAATACGAAAAACCAAAGATTAACCACTAA